The following coding sequences lie in one Gorilla gorilla gorilla isolate KB3781 chromosome 5, NHGRI_mGorGor1-v2.1_pri, whole genome shotgun sequence genomic window:
- the NHSL1 gene encoding NHS-like protein 1 isoform X2 produces the protein MKKEGSSGSFRLQPNTGSLSRAVSWINFSSLSRQTKRLFRSDGELSVCGQQVEVDDENWIYRAQPRKAVSNLDEESRWTVHYTAPWHQQENVFLPTTRPPCVEDLHRQAKLNLKSVLRECDKLRHDGYRSSQYYSQGPTFAANASPFCDDYQDEDEETDQKCSLSSSEEERFISIRRPKTPTSSDFSDLNTQTNWTKSLPLPTPEEKMRQQAQTVQADVVPINITASGTGQDDVDGHSVYTPDHYSTLGRFDSCRSAGQRSETRDSSCQTEDVKVVPPSMRRIRAQKGQGIAAQMGHFSGSSGNMSVLSDSAGIVFPSRLNSDAGFHSLPRSGARANIQSLEPRLGALGPAGDMNGTFLYQRGHPQADENLGHLGGASGTGTLLRPKSQELRHFESENVMSPACVVSPHATYSTSIIPNATLSSSSEVIAIPTAQSAGQRESKSSGSSHARIKSRDHLISRHAVKGDHQSSGRHWNEGHTTILSQDLGPHSPGESTLLSLCDSAVSLNAPANRENGSQAMPYNCRNNLAFPAHPQDVDGKSESSYSGGGGHSSSEPWEYKSSGNGRASPLKPHLATPGYSTPTSNMSSCSLDQTSNKEDAGSLYSEDHDGYCASVHTDSGHGSGNLCNSSDGFGNPRHSVINVFVGRAQKNQADQSNYQDKSLSRNISLKKAKKPPLPPSRTDSLRRIPKKSSQCNGQVLNESLIATLQHSLQLSLPGKSGSSPSQSPCSDLEEPWLPRSRSQSTVSASSSMTSATTPNVYSLCGATPSQSDTSSVKSEYTDPWGYYIDYTGMQEDPGNPAGGCSTSSGVPTGNGPVRHVQEGSRATMPQVPGGSVKPKIMSPEKSHRVISPSSGYSSQSNTPTALTPVPVFLKSMSPANGKGKPKPKVPERKSSLISSVSISSSSTSLSSSTSTEGSGTMKKLDPAVGSTPAPPPPVPSPPSPCPADRSPFLPPPPPVADCSQGSPLPHSPVFPPPPPEALIPFCSPPDWCLSPPRPALSPILPDSPVSLPLPPPLLASSEPPPAPPLDPKFMKDTRPPFTNSGQPESSRGSLRPPSTKEETSRPPMPLITTEALQMVQLRPVRKNSGAEAAQLSERTAQEQRTPVAPQYHLKPSAFLKSRNSTNEMESESQPASVTSSLPTPAKSSSQGDHGSAAERGGPVSRSPGAPSAGEAEARPSPSTTPLPDSSPSRKPPPISKKPKLFLVVPPPQKDFAVEPAENVSEALRAVPSPTRGEEGSVHSREAKESSAAQAGSHATHPGTSVLEGGAAGSMSPGRVEANVPMVQPDVSPAPKQEEPAENSADTGGDGESCLSQQDGAAGVPETNAAGSSSEACDFLKEDGSDEVMTPSRPRTTEDLFAAIHRSKRKVLGRRDSDDDHSRNHSPSPPVTPTGAAPSLASPKQVGSIQRSIRKSSTSSDNFKALLLKKGSRSDTSARMSAAEMLKNTDPRFQRSRSEPSPDAPESPSSCSPSKNRRAQEEWAKNEGLMPRSLSFSGPRYGRSRTPPSAASSRYSMRNRIQSSPMTVISEGEGEAVEPVDSIARGALGAAEGCSLDGLAREEMDEGGLLCGEGPAASLQPQAPGPVDGTASAEGREPSPQCGGSLSEES, from the exons TGTTCTCTGTCTTCATCAGAAGAAGAAAGATTTATTTCCATCAGGAGACCTAAAACACCAACCTCAAGTGACTTCTCCGACCTTAATACTCAGACGAACTGGACCAAGTCGCTTCCACTGCCAACACCAGAAGAGAAGATGCGACAGCAAGCCCAAACAGTCCAGGCTGACGTGGTGCCTATTAACATAACTG CATCAGGCACTGGCCAAGATGATGTTGATGGCCACTCAGTGTACACCCCTGATCACTACTCTACACTAGGAAGGTTCGATAGCTGTCGGTCTGCTGGGCAGCGCTCAGAAACCAGGGACTCCAGCTGTCAGACGGAGGATGTGAAGGTCGTACCACCTTCCATGAGGAGAATCAGGGCACAGAAGGGGCAAGGCATTGCTGCCCAGATGGGCCACTTCTCAGGTTCCTCTGGCAACATGTCTGTGCTGAGCGATTCTGCAGGGATCGTATTCCCTTCCCGCCTCAACAGTGATGCTGGCTTCCATAGTCTTCCGCGTTCTGGAGCAAGGGCAAACATTCAGTCCCTTGAGCCGAGGCTGGGTGCCCTCGGCCCTGCAGGAGACATGAATGGCACTTTCCTCTACCAGAGAGGTCACCCACAAGCAGATGAAAACTTAGGCCATTTAGGAGGTGCCTCAGGGACTGGAACACTTTTGAGACCCAAATCCCAGGAACTGAGACACTTCGAGAGTGAAAATGTAATGAGCCCAGCGTGTGTGGTTTCTCCTCATGCAACCTACTCCACCAGCATCATCCcaaatgccacactgtcttcctctTCCGAGGTCATCGCTATTCCCACTGCTCAGAGTGCGGGACAGCGGGAAAGTAAAAGTTCTGGCTCATCACATGCAAGGATAAAATCCAGAGACCACCTCATCTCCAGGCATGCTGTGAAAGGTGATCATCAGTCGTCCGGTCGCCACTGGAATGAGGGCCATACCACCATTCTCTCACAGGACTTAGGCCCTCATTCCCCTGGCGAATCCACACTGTTGTCCCTCTGTGACTCAGCCGTCTCTCTAAATGCTCCAGCAAATAGGGAGAATGGGTCCCAAGCTATGCCGTATAATTGTAGAAACAACCTGGCCTTCCCAGCCCACCCCCAAGATGTGGATGGCAAGAGTGAATCTAGTTATTCAGGGGGCGGAGGGCACAGCAGCTCGGAGCCCTGGGAATACAAATCCTCAGGTAATGGAAGGGCATCCCCCCTGAAGCCGCATTTAGCAACTCCTGGCTATTCCACTCCCACAAGTAACATGAGCAGCTGCAGTTTGGACCAAACGTCCAACAAAGAGGATGCTGGGTCGCTGTATTCTGAGGACCACGATGGCTACTGTGCATCTGTGCACACTGACTCTGGACATGGATCTGGGAATCTGTGCAATAGCAGCGATGGCTTTGGGAACCCCAGGCACAGCGTGATCAATGTTTTTGTTGGAAGAGCTCAGAAAAACCAAGCGGACCAGTCCAATTACCAGGATAAATCCCTATCAAGAAACATCTCTTTGAAGAAAGCAAAGAAGCCTCCCCTGCCACCCTCCCGGACAGACTCCCTCCGCAGGATTCCCAAGAAGAGCAGCCAGTGCAACGGGCAGGTGCTCAACGAGAGCCTGATTGCCACACTCCAGCACTCGCTGCAGCTGAGCCTCCCAGGCAAGAGTGGCAGCTCGCCCTCCCAGAGCCCCTGCAGTGACTTGGAAGAGCCCTGGCTGCCCCGCTCCCGGAGCCAGAGCACAGTTAGTGCTAGCAGCAGCATGACTTCTGCCACCACCCCCAATGTCTACTCCCTGTGCGGGGCCACGCCGTCGCAGAGTGACACAAGCAGCGTCAAGTCAGAGTACACAGACCCCTGGGGTTATTACATTGACTACACAGGCATGCAGGAAGATCCGGGGAACCCAGCAGGGGGCTGTTCAACCAGCAGTGGGGTGCCCACTGGGAACGGGCCAGTCCGCCATGTCCAAGAAGGGTCCAGAGCCACAATGCCCCAAGTGCCCGGTGGTTCAGTCAAACCAAAGATCATGTCACCAGAGAAGTCACACAGAGTCATTTCTCCATCCAGTGGGTATTCCAGCCAGTCAAATACACCCACAGCACTCACCCCTGTGcctgtgtttttaaaatcaatgtCACCAGCAAACGGGAAGGGGAAGCCCAAGCCCAAGGTACCAGAAAGGAAGTCCTCTCTGATATCTTCAGTATCCATTTCCTCATCGTCCACTTCTCTTTCTTCTAGTACTTCTACTGAAGGAAGTGGCACTATGAAGAAGCTGGATCCAGCCGTGGGCTCTACcccggctcctcctcctcctgttcccTCTCCTCCATCCCCTTGTCCTGCAGACaggtctcctttccttcctcccccacctcctgtCGCAGATTGCTCCCAGGGCTCTCCTCTGCCTCACTCTCCTGTGTTCCCCCCTCCGCCGCCAGAAGCTCTCATTCCTTTCTGCTCCCCACCTGATTGGTGCCTTTCTCCTCCCCGCCCTGCACTGAGCCCCATTCTTCCAGATTCACCTGTGTCCTTGCCATTGCCCCCACCTCTCTTAGCTTCCTCGGAacccccacctgccccacctcTTGACCCCAAATTCATGAAAGACACCAGGCCGCCTTTCACAAATTCTGGCCAGCCAGAATCCTCCCGGGGATCCTTGAGGCCGCCTTCTACCAAGGAGGAGACCAGCAGGCCCCCCATGCCCCTGATAACCACGGAAGCATTGCAGATGGTGCAGTTGAGGCCCGTGAGAAAGAACTCAGGCGCTGAGGCGGCACAGTTGTCTGAACGAACAGCTCAGGAACAACGAACTCCAGTTGCTCCACAGTACCACTTAAAGCCATCTGCTTTCCTGAAATCCCGAAATAGCACAAATGAAATGGAGAGTGAAAGCCAGCCTGCCTCTGTGACAAGCTCGCTTCCGACGCCTGCCAAGAGCTCGAGTCAGGGTGACCATGGCAGTGCGGCCGAGCGCGGTGGCCCTGTGAGCCGCAGCCCTGGAGCTCCAAgcgctggggaggcagaggctcgGCCCAGCCCCAGCACCACCCCACTCCCAGACTCTTCACCCAGCAGGAAGCCACCCCCCATTTCCAAGAAGCCCAAACTGTTCCTGGTGGTACCACCTCCGCAGAAAGATTTTGCAGTGGAGCCCGCAGAGAACGTGAGCGAAGCCCTCCGAGCTGTGCCCAGCCCCACGAGGGGAGAGGAGGGCTCTGTGCACAGCAGGGAGGCAAAAGAGAGTTCTGCAGCCCAAGCTGGCTCTCATGCCACGCACCCTGGCACCTCGGTTCTTGAGGGAGGAGCTGCAGGATCCATGTCTCCCGGCAGAGTGGAAGCCAATGTCCCCATGGTTCAGCCCGATGTCTCACCAGCCCCCAAGCAGGAGGAGCCAGCCGAGAACAGTGCGGATACTGGGGGCGATGGGGAGAGCTGCCTATCTCAACAGGACGGAGCAG CTGGGGTGCCGGAGACCAACGCAGCCGGTTCATCCTCAGAGGCCTGTGACTTCCTCAAGGAAGACGGGAGTGATGAGGTAATGACCCCCAGTCGACCCAGGACCACAGAAGACCTTTTTGCAGCTATTCACAG ATCCAAAAGGAAAGTCCTCGGCCGTAGAGATTCAGATGATGACCACTCCCGAAACCATTCTCCCTCCCCGCCCGTGACACCCACCGGCGCTGCCCCGAGCCTGGCCTCTCCAAAGCAAGTGGGGTCGATTCAGAGAAGCATCCGAAAGAGCAGCACCAGCAGTGACAACTTCAAAGCTCTGCTGCTGAAAAAGGGCAGTCGTTCAGACACCAGCGCCCGCATGTCTGCAGCAGAGATGCTCAAGAACACAGACCCTAGATTCCAGAGGTCGAGGTCAGAGCCTTCCCCAGATGCCCCCGAGAGCCCGTCAAGCTGCTCCCCAAGCAAGAACAGAAGGGCGCAGGAGGAGTGGGCCAAGAACGAAGGCTTGATGCCTCGGAGTCTGTCCTTTTCCGGCCCCAGGTACGGCCGCAGCCGAACGCCGCCTTCTGCCGCCAGCAGCAGGTACAGCATGCGGAACCGGATCCAGAGCAGCCCCATGACCGTCATCtcggagggagaaggggaagccGTGGAGCCTGTGGACAGCATAGCCCGCGGGGCTCTGGGCGCTGCGGAGGGATGTTCCCTGGATGGACTGGCGAGGGAGGAGATGGACGAGGGCGGCCTGCTCTGTGGGGAGGGGCCTGCCGCCTCCCTGCAGCCCCAGGCCCCCGGCCCTGTGGATGGGACAGCCAGTGCAGAGGGCAGAGAGCCCTCCCCACAGTGTGGCGGTTCTCTGAGCGAGGAGAGTTAG
- the NHSL1 gene encoding NHS-like protein 1 isoform X6: protein MFCLKAVSNLDEESRWTVHYTAPWHQQENVFLPTTRPPCVEDLHRQAKLNLKSVLRECDKLRHDGYRSSQYYSQGPTFAANASPFCDDYQDEDEETDQKCSLSSSEEERFISIRRPKTPTSSDFSDLNTQTNWTKSLPLPTPEEKMRQQAQTVQADVVPINITASGTGQDDVDGHSVYTPDHYSTLGRFDSCRSAGQRSETRDSSCQTEDVKVVPPSMRRIRAQKGQGIAAQMGHFSGSSGNMSVLSDSAGIVFPSRLNSDAGFHSLPRSGARANIQSLEPRLGALGPAGDMNGTFLYQRGHPQADENLGHLGGASGTGTLLRPKSQELRHFESENVMSPACVVSPHATYSTSIIPNATLSSSSEVIAIPTAQSAGQRESKSSGSSHARIKSRDHLISRHAVKGDHQSSGRHWNEGHTTILSQDLGPHSPGESTLLSLCDSAVSLNAPANRENGSQAMPYNCRNNLAFPAHPQDVDGKSESSYSGGGGHSSSEPWEYKSSGNGRASPLKPHLATPGYSTPTSNMSSCSLDQTSNKEDAGSLYSEDHDGYCASVHTDSGHGSGNLCNSSDGFGNPRHSVINVFVGRAQKNQADQSNYQDKSLSRNISLKKAKKPPLPPSRTDSLRRIPKKSSQCNGQVLNESLIATLQHSLQLSLPGKSGSSPSQSPCSDLEEPWLPRSRSQSTVSASSSMTSATTPNVYSLCGATPSQSDTSSVKSEYTDPWGYYIDYTGMQEDPGNPAGGCSTSSGVPTGNGPVRHVQEGSRATMPQVPGGSVKPKIMSPEKSHRVISPSSGYSSQSNTPTALTPVPVFLKSMSPANGKGKPKPKVPERKSSLISSVSISSSSTSLSSSTSTEGSGTMKKLDPAVGSTPAPPPPVPSPPSPCPADRSPFLPPPPPVADCSQGSPLPHSPVFPPPPPEALIPFCSPPDWCLSPPRPALSPILPDSPVSLPLPPPLLASSEPPPAPPLDPKFMKDTRPPFTNSGQPESSRGSLRPPSTKEETSRPPMPLITTEALQMVQLRPVRKNSGAEAAQLSERTAQEQRTPVAPQYHLKPSAFLKSRNSTNEMESESQPASVTSSLPTPAKSSSQGDHGSAAERGGPVSRSPGAPSAGEAEARPSPSTTPLPDSSPSRKPPPISKKPKLFLVVPPPQKDFAVEPAENVSEALRAVPSPTRGEEGSVHSREAKESSAAQAGSHATHPGTSVLEGGAAGSMSPGRVEANVPMVQPDVSPAPKQEEPAENSADTGGDGESCLSQQDGAAGVPETNAAGSSSEACDFLKEDGSDEVMTPSRPRTTEDLFAAIHRSKRKVLGRRDSDDDHSRNHSPSPPVTPTGAAPSLASPKQVGSIQRSIRKSSTSSDNFKALLLKKGSRSDTSARMSAAEMLKNTDPRFQRSRSEPSPDAPESPSSCSPSKNRRAQEEWAKNEGLMPRSLSFSGPRYGRSRTPPSAASSRYSMRNRIQSSPMTVISEGEGEAVEPVDSIARGALGAAEGCSLDGLAREEMDEGGLLCGEGPAASLQPQAPGPVDGTASAEGREPSPQCGGSLSEES from the exons TGTTCTCTGTCTTCATCAGAAGAAGAAAGATTTATTTCCATCAGGAGACCTAAAACACCAACCTCAAGTGACTTCTCCGACCTTAATACTCAGACGAACTGGACCAAGTCGCTTCCACTGCCAACACCAGAAGAGAAGATGCGACAGCAAGCCCAAACAGTCCAGGCTGACGTGGTGCCTATTAACATAACTG CATCAGGCACTGGCCAAGATGATGTTGATGGCCACTCAGTGTACACCCCTGATCACTACTCTACACTAGGAAGGTTCGATAGCTGTCGGTCTGCTGGGCAGCGCTCAGAAACCAGGGACTCCAGCTGTCAGACGGAGGATGTGAAGGTCGTACCACCTTCCATGAGGAGAATCAGGGCACAGAAGGGGCAAGGCATTGCTGCCCAGATGGGCCACTTCTCAGGTTCCTCTGGCAACATGTCTGTGCTGAGCGATTCTGCAGGGATCGTATTCCCTTCCCGCCTCAACAGTGATGCTGGCTTCCATAGTCTTCCGCGTTCTGGAGCAAGGGCAAACATTCAGTCCCTTGAGCCGAGGCTGGGTGCCCTCGGCCCTGCAGGAGACATGAATGGCACTTTCCTCTACCAGAGAGGTCACCCACAAGCAGATGAAAACTTAGGCCATTTAGGAGGTGCCTCAGGGACTGGAACACTTTTGAGACCCAAATCCCAGGAACTGAGACACTTCGAGAGTGAAAATGTAATGAGCCCAGCGTGTGTGGTTTCTCCTCATGCAACCTACTCCACCAGCATCATCCcaaatgccacactgtcttcctctTCCGAGGTCATCGCTATTCCCACTGCTCAGAGTGCGGGACAGCGGGAAAGTAAAAGTTCTGGCTCATCACATGCAAGGATAAAATCCAGAGACCACCTCATCTCCAGGCATGCTGTGAAAGGTGATCATCAGTCGTCCGGTCGCCACTGGAATGAGGGCCATACCACCATTCTCTCACAGGACTTAGGCCCTCATTCCCCTGGCGAATCCACACTGTTGTCCCTCTGTGACTCAGCCGTCTCTCTAAATGCTCCAGCAAATAGGGAGAATGGGTCCCAAGCTATGCCGTATAATTGTAGAAACAACCTGGCCTTCCCAGCCCACCCCCAAGATGTGGATGGCAAGAGTGAATCTAGTTATTCAGGGGGCGGAGGGCACAGCAGCTCGGAGCCCTGGGAATACAAATCCTCAGGTAATGGAAGGGCATCCCCCCTGAAGCCGCATTTAGCAACTCCTGGCTATTCCACTCCCACAAGTAACATGAGCAGCTGCAGTTTGGACCAAACGTCCAACAAAGAGGATGCTGGGTCGCTGTATTCTGAGGACCACGATGGCTACTGTGCATCTGTGCACACTGACTCTGGACATGGATCTGGGAATCTGTGCAATAGCAGCGATGGCTTTGGGAACCCCAGGCACAGCGTGATCAATGTTTTTGTTGGAAGAGCTCAGAAAAACCAAGCGGACCAGTCCAATTACCAGGATAAATCCCTATCAAGAAACATCTCTTTGAAGAAAGCAAAGAAGCCTCCCCTGCCACCCTCCCGGACAGACTCCCTCCGCAGGATTCCCAAGAAGAGCAGCCAGTGCAACGGGCAGGTGCTCAACGAGAGCCTGATTGCCACACTCCAGCACTCGCTGCAGCTGAGCCTCCCAGGCAAGAGTGGCAGCTCGCCCTCCCAGAGCCCCTGCAGTGACTTGGAAGAGCCCTGGCTGCCCCGCTCCCGGAGCCAGAGCACAGTTAGTGCTAGCAGCAGCATGACTTCTGCCACCACCCCCAATGTCTACTCCCTGTGCGGGGCCACGCCGTCGCAGAGTGACACAAGCAGCGTCAAGTCAGAGTACACAGACCCCTGGGGTTATTACATTGACTACACAGGCATGCAGGAAGATCCGGGGAACCCAGCAGGGGGCTGTTCAACCAGCAGTGGGGTGCCCACTGGGAACGGGCCAGTCCGCCATGTCCAAGAAGGGTCCAGAGCCACAATGCCCCAAGTGCCCGGTGGTTCAGTCAAACCAAAGATCATGTCACCAGAGAAGTCACACAGAGTCATTTCTCCATCCAGTGGGTATTCCAGCCAGTCAAATACACCCACAGCACTCACCCCTGTGcctgtgtttttaaaatcaatgtCACCAGCAAACGGGAAGGGGAAGCCCAAGCCCAAGGTACCAGAAAGGAAGTCCTCTCTGATATCTTCAGTATCCATTTCCTCATCGTCCACTTCTCTTTCTTCTAGTACTTCTACTGAAGGAAGTGGCACTATGAAGAAGCTGGATCCAGCCGTGGGCTCTACcccggctcctcctcctcctgttcccTCTCCTCCATCCCCTTGTCCTGCAGACaggtctcctttccttcctcccccacctcctgtCGCAGATTGCTCCCAGGGCTCTCCTCTGCCTCACTCTCCTGTGTTCCCCCCTCCGCCGCCAGAAGCTCTCATTCCTTTCTGCTCCCCACCTGATTGGTGCCTTTCTCCTCCCCGCCCTGCACTGAGCCCCATTCTTCCAGATTCACCTGTGTCCTTGCCATTGCCCCCACCTCTCTTAGCTTCCTCGGAacccccacctgccccacctcTTGACCCCAAATTCATGAAAGACACCAGGCCGCCTTTCACAAATTCTGGCCAGCCAGAATCCTCCCGGGGATCCTTGAGGCCGCCTTCTACCAAGGAGGAGACCAGCAGGCCCCCCATGCCCCTGATAACCACGGAAGCATTGCAGATGGTGCAGTTGAGGCCCGTGAGAAAGAACTCAGGCGCTGAGGCGGCACAGTTGTCTGAACGAACAGCTCAGGAACAACGAACTCCAGTTGCTCCACAGTACCACTTAAAGCCATCTGCTTTCCTGAAATCCCGAAATAGCACAAATGAAATGGAGAGTGAAAGCCAGCCTGCCTCTGTGACAAGCTCGCTTCCGACGCCTGCCAAGAGCTCGAGTCAGGGTGACCATGGCAGTGCGGCCGAGCGCGGTGGCCCTGTGAGCCGCAGCCCTGGAGCTCCAAgcgctggggaggcagaggctcgGCCCAGCCCCAGCACCACCCCACTCCCAGACTCTTCACCCAGCAGGAAGCCACCCCCCATTTCCAAGAAGCCCAAACTGTTCCTGGTGGTACCACCTCCGCAGAAAGATTTTGCAGTGGAGCCCGCAGAGAACGTGAGCGAAGCCCTCCGAGCTGTGCCCAGCCCCACGAGGGGAGAGGAGGGCTCTGTGCACAGCAGGGAGGCAAAAGAGAGTTCTGCAGCCCAAGCTGGCTCTCATGCCACGCACCCTGGCACCTCGGTTCTTGAGGGAGGAGCTGCAGGATCCATGTCTCCCGGCAGAGTGGAAGCCAATGTCCCCATGGTTCAGCCCGATGTCTCACCAGCCCCCAAGCAGGAGGAGCCAGCCGAGAACAGTGCGGATACTGGGGGCGATGGGGAGAGCTGCCTATCTCAACAGGACGGAGCAG CTGGGGTGCCGGAGACCAACGCAGCCGGTTCATCCTCAGAGGCCTGTGACTTCCTCAAGGAAGACGGGAGTGATGAGGTAATGACCCCCAGTCGACCCAGGACCACAGAAGACCTTTTTGCAGCTATTCACAG ATCCAAAAGGAAAGTCCTCGGCCGTAGAGATTCAGATGATGACCACTCCCGAAACCATTCTCCCTCCCCGCCCGTGACACCCACCGGCGCTGCCCCGAGCCTGGCCTCTCCAAAGCAAGTGGGGTCGATTCAGAGAAGCATCCGAAAGAGCAGCACCAGCAGTGACAACTTCAAAGCTCTGCTGCTGAAAAAGGGCAGTCGTTCAGACACCAGCGCCCGCATGTCTGCAGCAGAGATGCTCAAGAACACAGACCCTAGATTCCAGAGGTCGAGGTCAGAGCCTTCCCCAGATGCCCCCGAGAGCCCGTCAAGCTGCTCCCCAAGCAAGAACAGAAGGGCGCAGGAGGAGTGGGCCAAGAACGAAGGCTTGATGCCTCGGAGTCTGTCCTTTTCCGGCCCCAGGTACGGCCGCAGCCGAACGCCGCCTTCTGCCGCCAGCAGCAGGTACAGCATGCGGAACCGGATCCAGAGCAGCCCCATGACCGTCATCtcggagggagaaggggaagccGTGGAGCCTGTGGACAGCATAGCCCGCGGGGCTCTGGGCGCTGCGGAGGGATGTTCCCTGGATGGACTGGCGAGGGAGGAGATGGACGAGGGCGGCCTGCTCTGTGGGGAGGGGCCTGCCGCCTCCCTGCAGCCCCAGGCCCCCGGCCCTGTGGATGGGACAGCCAGTGCAGAGGGCAGAGAGCCCTCCCCACAGTGTGGCGGTTCTCTGAGCGAGGAGAGTTAG